Proteins encoded by one window of Ictidomys tridecemlineatus isolate mIctTri1 chromosome 7, mIctTri1.hap1, whole genome shotgun sequence:
- the Pnkd gene encoding putative thioesterase PNKD isoform X1, giving the protein MGGEDLIGQDAPLGFPGSSSLVSLGIYILASVTAPSTGQALSWPCLLTSQTFLMPRAELGAPAGLPGSLRSHRRRRYSLYTRTWLGYLFYRQQLRRARNRYPKGHSKTQPRLFNGVKVLPIPVLSDNYSYLIIDTQAGLAVAVDPSDPRAVQASIEKEGVTLVAILCTHKHWDHSGGNRDLSRRHRDCRVYGSPQDGIPYLTHPLCHQDVVSVGRLQIRALATPGHTQGHLVYLLDGEPYKGPSCLFSGDLLFLSGCGRTFEGTAETMLSSLDTVLGLGDDTLLWPGHEYAEENLGFAGVVEPENLARERKMQWVQRQRMERRSTCPSTLGEERSYNPFLRTHCLALQEALGPGPGPTADEGCSRAQLLEELRRLKDMHKSK; this is encoded by the exons atgGGTGGAGAGGACTTAATTGGGCAAGACGCCCCCCTGGGCTTCCCAGGATCCAGCAGCCTGGTGTCCCTTGGAATCTACATTTTGGCCTCTGTCACGGCACCATCCACAGGCCAGGCCCTCTCCTGGCCTTGCCTACTCACCAGCCAGACGTTCTTGATGCCAAGGGCTGAGCTGGGAGCTCCGGCAGGATTGCCAGGATCCCTGAGGAGCCACAGGAGGCGCAG GTACAGCCTGTACACGCGCACCTGGCTGGGGTACCTCTTCTACAGACAGCAGCTGCGCAGGGCCCGGAATCGCTACCCCAAAGGCCACTCCAAAACCCAGCCCCGCCTCTTCAATG GTGTGAAGGTGCTTCCCATCCCCGTCCTCTCGGACAACTACAGCTACCTCATCATAGACACCCAGGCCGGGCTGGCTGTGGCTGTGGACCCCTCGGACCCTCGAGCTGTGCAG GCTTCCATTGAAAAGGAGGGAGTTACCTTGGTTGCCATTCTCTGCACCCACAAGCACTG GGACCACAGTGGAGGGAACCGTGACCTCAGCCGTCGGCACCGGGACTGTCGGGTGTACGGGAGCCCTCAGGACGGCATCCCCTACCTCACCCA CCCTTTGTGTCATCAAGATGTGGTCAGTGTGGGACGGCTCCAGATCCGGGCCCTGGCCACTCCTGGCCACACACAAGGCCATCTGGTCTACCTGCTGGATGGGGAGCCCTACAagggaccctcctgcctcttctcaggggacctgctcttcctctctggcTGTG GACGGACCTTTGAGGGTACCGCAGAGACCATGCTGAGCTCGCTGGACACTGTGCTGGGGCTGGGCGATGACACCCTCCTGTGGCCTG GTCACGAGTATGCAGAGGAGAACCTGGGCTTCGCTGGCGTGGTGGAGCCCGAGAACCTGGCCCGGGAGAGGAAGATGCAGTGGGTACAGAGACAGCGGATGGAGCGCAGGAGCACG TGCCCGTCCACCCTGGGAGAGGAGCGCTCCTACAACCCATTCCTGAGGACCCACTGCCTGGCactgcaggaggctctggggccTGGCCCGGGCCCCACAGCGGACGAGGGCTGCTCCCGCGCCCAGCTCCTGGAGGAGCTCCGAAGGCTAAAGGACATGCACAAGAGCAAGTGA